A genomic region of Chitinimonas arctica contains the following coding sequences:
- a CDS encoding DUF1328 domain-containing protein — MLHYAAVFFVIALIAAVLGFGGIAAGAAEIAKILFFIFLVIFVVTLVMGLFRRGRG; from the coding sequence ATGCTGCACTATGCTGCCGTATTCTTTGTTATTGCCCTGATTGCCGCGGTACTGGGATTTGGCGGTATTGCCGCTGGTGCCGCCGAAATCGCCAAGATCCTGTTCTTTATCTTCCTGGTCATCTTTGTGGTGACGCTGGTCATGGGCCTCTTTAGGCGAGGCCGAGGTTGA